The Methanoregula boonei 6A8 genome has a window encoding:
- a CDS encoding VWA domain-containing protein encodes MQIYRFMILIIGLFLLAGAGSAAAIPDQNSTITSSTSWVVVNHQATITITALNTTSSIPVPGASVTATLNSTTLGSLTVSSGTTDTTGQVNFPFLAGTKTGAVNITATITYNDNGNLVSVTKVYTQNIDHDVAQNAVFDFQNEVTVGTETPFNISFTDQYGNPIDNRNPYNPPIISLWISASSDNMAAFNISGSHVQYTSQELDANGNISVSVVTDTAPGENEILLSHFGNVGIPWGLPQFIYGINNGVPYSIDESVLPSSLTQPADNGVDHVFTINNTVYDKYGNPTENQGILVQSNWAGDPSATMLSNPYGQIMYTYGPHSASGYVVLTATSVANSSVSISKTVQFYNTAPVNMLFSATPQVMPSLDAKSGQTAQLVAKVVDTMGNPVANQTVTFSLGTPTYTYANSSLAGPQLLNTTAVTNINGTATVLFVPGRFDTNKENVSYDATDSGYVTATATWSSISQPLQLSWKNYPYLSELTTISSQNVNVNGKFYVTVSLTADGWNLTGTPADVVIVSDLAAGIGGATRLTHTKAAEVGFIKNATDNTYVALASFGSAPNAGSTPYDSSDTQNLWNLQLSKSNTTYTYRPFNPYGNVWDYNLVNPANWNSISSSTAYCFNSSSQKNPSSQSLGLRACVNATSPYGYTYLNPWSDSKIDADLMNAGPTYKTTNQNALVNTVNAYTAYGGTDYAAGINAALQELQSKGNPSHNQTIIIMGDGVNMMAPIAPGSFESYWPSDWNPRNGTGISEGPNLWYLDESDVGKAAALNASTTAKNLGITIYGIQFPTPDNYGHNINDTAFFQQMVSSPTSTWYYAPDPTTMTGIFQQIEGQIQNTAGVNTTMAFNLQSVAVNYNNVSTTYPGNEVFSYVYDANDTPSSTQVIDQNGITTVINQTDQWNNNQTLIFNIGKMTVGQTWSTTFELQLLKPGTVNVPGNLSTICFNTGECMSPNQGTINGVYNYSNTGFSMPTISITDLQAFEESQSTNIVPLQWNISYPGSQYATETLYYNSQADPTWRYIYQQPVNPGNWTQAYDWNVGGLPAGTYSVELIAYAHDANSGKEIIPTGIQLGLSPKAFIRLQ; translated from the coding sequence ATGCAGATTTATCGTTTCATGATCCTGATTATCGGACTGTTCCTGCTTGCAGGGGCGGGCAGTGCCGCAGCGATACCGGATCAAAATTCAACAATTACCAGCAGTACCAGTTGGGTGGTGGTGAATCACCAGGCAACCATCACCATTACGGCACTCAATACAACATCATCCATTCCGGTCCCGGGCGCCTCCGTAACGGCGACGCTTAACTCGACAACTCTGGGATCGCTGACGGTAAGCAGCGGGACAACGGATACCACCGGCCAGGTAAACTTTCCTTTTTTGGCAGGAACAAAAACCGGAGCAGTCAATATCACGGCCACGATAACCTACAATGATAATGGAAACCTCGTTTCGGTGACCAAAGTCTATACCCAGAATATCGATCACGATGTTGCACAGAATGCAGTGTTCGATTTCCAGAATGAAGTGACCGTGGGAACAGAAACACCCTTCAACATCAGCTTTACCGACCAGTACGGTAACCCGATTGATAACAGGAATCCCTATAATCCCCCCATCATATCATTGTGGATATCGGCATCCTCGGACAACATGGCGGCTTTCAATATCAGCGGAAGCCATGTCCAGTATACATCGCAGGAGCTTGATGCCAACGGGAATATTTCTGTCAGCGTTGTGACTGACACTGCCCCGGGAGAAAACGAGATCCTGCTCTCTCACTTCGGCAATGTCGGTATCCCATGGGGGTTACCGCAGTTTATCTATGGCATAAATAACGGTGTACCCTATTCGATAGATGAATCTGTTTTACCGTCCTCTCTGACCCAGCCGGCAGATAATGGAGTGGACCACGTTTTTACCATCAACAATACGGTATACGATAAGTACGGTAACCCTACGGAAAATCAAGGGATCCTGGTGCAATCGAACTGGGCAGGAGATCCTTCCGCAACTATGCTGTCAAACCCCTATGGTCAGATCATGTATACGTATGGTCCTCACAGCGCATCCGGCTACGTTGTCTTAACAGCTACCTCAGTAGCGAATTCATCGGTCAGTATCTCCAAGACCGTCCAATTCTATAACACCGCACCGGTAAACATGCTCTTCTCGGCAACACCTCAGGTCATGCCAAGTCTTGATGCAAAATCCGGGCAGACTGCACAGCTTGTCGCAAAAGTGGTAGATACCATGGGTAACCCGGTGGCTAACCAGACGGTTACATTCAGTCTGGGAACGCCCACATACACCTACGCGAACAGTTCGCTTGCCGGACCACAGCTCCTCAATACGACAGCGGTCACCAATATAAACGGAACGGCCACAGTCCTTTTTGTTCCCGGAAGATTTGATACGAACAAGGAGAACGTCAGTTATGATGCAACAGATTCCGGATACGTTACGGCAACGGCAACCTGGAGTTCGATCAGCCAACCGCTCCAGCTGAGCTGGAAGAACTATCCCTACCTGAGCGAACTGACCACAATATCATCCCAGAATGTTAACGTCAACGGAAAATTCTATGTTACGGTCAGCCTCACCGCTGACGGATGGAACCTGACCGGAACACCGGCAGATGTCGTGATAGTATCTGATCTCGCGGCAGGTATCGGAGGAGCGACCAGGCTGACCCACACAAAAGCTGCAGAGGTCGGCTTTATTAAAAATGCCACTGACAACACCTATGTCGCCCTTGCTTCCTTTGGAAGCGCTCCCAATGCAGGATCTACACCCTATGACTCCTCAGATACCCAGAACCTCTGGAACCTCCAGCTCTCCAAATCCAATACTACGTATACATACAGACCCTTCAACCCCTATGGCAATGTCTGGGATTACAATCTGGTCAATCCCGCTAACTGGAACAGTATCTCAAGTTCGACTGCATATTGTTTTAATTCAAGTTCGCAGAAAAATCCGTCCAGTCAAAGCTTGGGTCTGAGGGCCTGTGTGAATGCCACAAGCCCCTATGGGTACACCTACCTCAACCCCTGGTCTGATTCAAAAATAGATGCTGATCTGATGAACGCCGGACCCACCTATAAGACCACCAACCAGAACGCTCTTGTCAATACAGTCAATGCATATACAGCGTACGGAGGGACGGATTATGCAGCAGGAATTAATGCTGCCCTCCAGGAGCTCCAGAGCAAAGGCAATCCCTCCCATAACCAGACCATCATTATTATGGGAGATGGTGTCAACATGATGGCCCCGATCGCACCGGGATCCTTTGAATCATACTGGCCATCGGACTGGAACCCCCGGAACGGGACCGGTATCTCTGAAGGCCCCAACCTTTGGTATTTGGACGAAAGCGACGTTGGAAAAGCAGCAGCATTGAATGCATCAACGACGGCAAAAAACCTGGGTATCACCATCTATGGGATCCAGTTCCCGACACCAGACAATTACGGCCATAACATCAACGATACTGCATTCTTCCAGCAAATGGTGTCATCACCGACAAGCACATGGTACTATGCGCCGGATCCGACAACGATGACCGGGATATTCCAGCAGATTGAGGGGCAAATTCAGAATACCGCAGGAGTAAATACAACGATGGCATTTAACCTGCAGAGTGTTGCCGTCAATTACAACAACGTTTCCACTACTTATCCGGGAAATGAGGTATTCTCATACGTATATGATGCAAATGATACTCCTTCGTCAACCCAAGTCATCGATCAAAATGGAATTACCACGGTGATCAACCAGACGGATCAGTGGAACAATAACCAGACCCTGATATTCAATATAGGCAAGATGACCGTAGGGCAAACCTGGAGTACGACATTTGAGTTGCAACTGCTGAAACCGGGTACAGTAAATGTTCCAGGAAACCTTTCAACAATATGTTTTAATACCGGAGAATGCATGTCGCCAAATCAGGGGACTATTAACGGAGTATATAACTATTCCAATACCGGTTTTTCCATGCCAACGATCAGCATCACTGATCTCCAGGCATTCGAAGAGAGTCAGTCTACAAATATTGTACCCTTACAATGGAATATCAGTTACCCGGGCAGCCAGTATGCCACGGAAACCCTGTATTATAACTCCCAGGCCGATCCGACATGGAGATATATCTACCAGCAGCCGGTCAATCCGGGGAACTGGACACAAGCCTATGACTGGAACGTAGGAGGTCTCCCGGCGGGAACCTATTCCGTTGAATTGATCGCATATGCCCATGATGCAAACAGCGGCAAAGAGATCATCCCAACCGGAATTCAACTCGGGCTCTCCCCGAAAGCGTTTATCAGACTCCAGTAA
- a CDS encoding DUF7289 family protein, with protein MQQKRKRTHDSNRAVSEAIGFIIVFGIIIAGIGMVTMYGYPMLVQQQVSSDEQIMEKNMIVLQNDLKSIAYKTVPYTETSLKVGSGALTVYNMTYDNATESNFSVYSDDTDINTCIKNSLGNCAVAGAPLLFPSGDLRYESTSAQSGISLENGAVIKRMVAESGSAMLAPPRWYYDSQTNTAVIYLIGFTTPTTDIASQAGVGTVRMVLGLTNYTSYNLPAGNMLYVKYLPNNNADYSAAWENYFTGTLNLASTATPFEYKWPLDSTRPTNVVIYQYQVSVESV; from the coding sequence ATGCAGCAGAAAAGGAAACGAACGCACGACTCGAATCGTGCAGTATCTGAAGCGATCGGGTTTATCATTGTTTTTGGCATTATCATTGCCGGGATCGGGATGGTGACGATGTACGGGTACCCGATGCTCGTCCAGCAGCAGGTCAGTTCGGACGAACAGATCATGGAAAAGAATATGATCGTCCTGCAAAACGATCTCAAGAGCATTGCGTACAAAACGGTACCATACACGGAAACCTCACTGAAGGTGGGGAGCGGTGCGCTGACGGTATACAACATGACCTATGATAATGCCACGGAATCGAACTTCTCAGTTTACAGCGATGATACGGATATTAACACCTGTATCAAAAATTCTTTGGGGAATTGTGCTGTAGCGGGGGCACCGTTACTATTCCCCTCCGGGGATCTCCGATATGAATCGACCAGTGCCCAGTCCGGCATTTCACTGGAGAATGGTGCAGTGATCAAAAGAATGGTTGCCGAAAGCGGGTCGGCCATGCTTGCACCCCCCCGGTGGTACTATGACAGCCAGACCAATACGGCGGTGATCTATCTTATCGGGTTTACCACCCCTACCACAGATATTGCATCGCAGGCGGGTGTCGGTACTGTGAGAATGGTCCTGGGGCTGACCAATTACACCTCGTATAATCTCCCGGCCGGAAATATGCTCTATGTAAAGTATCTGCCAAACAACAATGCGGATTATTCCGCAGCGTGGGAAAATTACTTTACCGGTACTCTGAATCTGGCGTCTACGGCAACACCCTTTGAGTACAAATGGCCCCTGGATTCAACCCGGCCAACTAACGTTGTGATTTACCAGTACCAGGTCTCTGTAGAATCCGTGTAA
- a CDS encoding DUF7266 family protein has product MKPGCHRNNQTEAGVSALIEYVMITTIVVILFVVVLLSVNANFMQGPEETLQYNAFTDIGNGVSTRIVDLYAIAPDTGNITSSFNLPDDVGGQNYFVEIYTGSTPADQFVLVSQGTISSNISLAGISSTRNVSGNTTGNGINQISYDSEGF; this is encoded by the coding sequence ATGAAACCTGGGTGTCATCGTAACAACCAGACAGAGGCCGGCGTAAGTGCCCTCATCGAGTACGTTATGATCACCACGATTGTGGTGATCCTTTTTGTCGTGGTGCTTCTTTCGGTGAATGCCAATTTCATGCAGGGACCGGAGGAAACCCTGCAGTACAATGCATTTACGGATATCGGCAACGGGGTATCTACCCGTATAGTCGATTTGTATGCTATTGCACCCGATACCGGGAACATCACCAGTTCGTTTAACCTGCCAGACGATGTGGGAGGACAAAACTATTTCGTGGAGATCTATACAGGATCCACACCTGCGGATCAATTTGTTCTTGTTTCACAGGGCACGATCTCCAGCAACATCAGTCTTGCCGGAATCAGCTCCACACGGAATGTGAGCGGGAACACAACGGGCAATGGAATAAACCAGATAAGTTATGATTCAGAGGGGTTCTAG
- a CDS encoding DUF7288 family protein — protein MVNDRGQLYTIEGIAAGMIMLFTTYLVLGATSVYTPGDSHISDMQLEQTGTDALQMMNTPANGTSESQLQQIVENNEGNTFNTVFLDYVNNKTGSKADNLHYTASVTYYDILNKTTVTLPPFAFNRNLSGVEHPVRVTELVIANKQFPGGSGTPRAVLVEVLLWRD, from the coding sequence ATGGTAAATGATCGGGGTCAGCTCTACACGATCGAAGGGATCGCTGCCGGTATGATTATGCTCTTTACGACCTATCTTGTCCTGGGGGCAACATCTGTGTACACCCCGGGGGACAGCCATATCAGCGATATGCAGCTCGAACAGACCGGGACTGATGCCCTGCAGATGATGAACACCCCGGCAAACGGGACCTCGGAAAGCCAGCTCCAGCAGATAGTGGAGAATAACGAGGGGAACACGTTTAACACGGTGTTTTTGGATTATGTAAATAACAAGACAGGATCGAAGGCGGACAACCTCCATTATACTGCGTCAGTCACCTATTATGATATCCTCAATAAAACCACCGTAACCCTCCCTCCCTTTGCGTTCAACAGGAACCTGAGCGGAGTCGAACACCCGGTCCGGGTGACCGAATTGGTGATTGCCAATAAGCAGTTCCCGGGGGGGAGCGGTACACCCCGGGCGGTGCTTGTGGAGGTGCTTTTATGGCGGGACTAA
- the hisG gene encoding ATP phosphoribosyltransferase, translating into MITLALPKGSLEEQTLQLFKEADLEVRRTDRDYNPAIADHRIGKIKILRPQEIPTYVDKGYFDLGISGLDWVRETGADVVEVAALTYSKTGEGNVKIVIAVHRDEPIENAAQIRPGSRVTTEYPELTKQYFEEKKIPVQLFHSYGASEAKVPDLMDVVVDLTETGTTLRKNGLKIIGQIMESHTVIIANRAAWADPEKRREIEEIKTLLFGVLDARHRVLLSMNVPTAALEKIVTALPAMKKPTISRLHGIDYYSVQTVVQKNAVNGLIPKLKACGAEDILEIPIAKIVP; encoded by the coding sequence ATGATCACCCTCGCACTTCCCAAGGGCAGCCTTGAAGAGCAGACTCTCCAGCTCTTCAAGGAGGCCGACCTTGAAGTCAGGCGCACTGACCGCGACTACAACCCGGCAATTGCCGACCACCGGATAGGTAAGATAAAGATCCTGCGCCCGCAGGAGATCCCAACCTACGTGGACAAGGGTTATTTCGACCTGGGCATCTCCGGCCTTGACTGGGTCCGGGAAACCGGCGCTGATGTCGTGGAGGTCGCCGCCCTCACGTACAGCAAGACCGGCGAAGGGAACGTGAAGATCGTGATCGCCGTCCACCGCGACGAGCCCATAGAGAATGCCGCACAGATTCGGCCCGGCAGCCGGGTGACCACCGAGTACCCGGAGCTCACAAAACAGTACTTCGAGGAAAAGAAGATCCCGGTCCAGCTCTTCCACTCGTACGGGGCATCAGAGGCAAAGGTGCCTGACCTTATGGATGTGGTCGTGGACCTGACCGAGACAGGCACAACACTCCGGAAAAACGGGCTCAAGATCATCGGGCAGATCATGGAGTCGCACACGGTGATCATAGCCAACCGGGCAGCGTGGGCGGATCCCGAAAAAAGGCGCGAGATCGAAGAGATCAAAACCCTGCTCTTTGGCGTGCTCGATGCCCGGCACCGGGTGCTCCTCTCCATGAACGTGCCGACCGCAGCGCTCGAGAAGATTGTTACCGCACTCCCGGCCATGAAAAAACCGACCATCAGCCGGCTCCATGGCATCGACTACTATAGCGTCCAGACGGTCGTGCAGAAAAATGCGGTCAATGGCCTGATCCCGAAGCTCAAGGCCTGCGGGGCTGAAGACATCCTGGAGATCCCGATTGCAAAGATCGTGCCGTAA
- a CDS encoding DUF1015 domain-containing protein: MVSVYRFAGVRPAPGEAQSIAAVPYDVVTADEARAIIAQNPKSFLTVSRSDAELPGLSPHDDQVYERARENFSALLSNGRLVKDRQPAMYVYRIRQDNDTFVGIFCALDTEDYRANRIRRHELTRYDKEEDRTRHIEAVQAHDGPVVLLYRDPGTLFSFIESLVATRKNPDAEAHTPQGGIHQIYAVTDPEALDEIERRFRDIPSLYIADGHHRAKAAVNLADRLRAAGKPADGEVGRFMGVLFSYERVKIHGYSRLLTDLGSYTTETFLAGLGKLYKVAPYGTVDGSGFNIPPHITHPEKFHVMHLYLDGKWYECARPIDPNAGPLDILDVAVLQKLVLEGMLGITDPRGDARLQYLGGARPVADLEKLVDAGTYRLALAMQPVRVATVLSIADASGVMPPKSTWFEPKLLSGLVIHSFA, from the coding sequence ATGGTCAGCGTCTATCGTTTTGCCGGGGTGCGTCCCGCACCGGGCGAGGCACAGTCTATTGCAGCCGTCCCGTACGATGTCGTAACCGCAGACGAGGCGCGGGCGATCATTGCACAAAACCCGAAGAGCTTTCTTACCGTGAGCCGGTCCGATGCAGAGCTTCCCGGCCTTTCACCTCACGATGATCAGGTGTACGAACGGGCTCGGGAGAATTTCTCTGCCCTTCTTTCAAACGGCCGACTGGTAAAGGACAGACAGCCCGCAATGTACGTGTATCGGATCCGGCAGGACAACGACACCTTCGTGGGCATCTTCTGCGCCCTGGATACCGAGGACTACCGCGCCAACCGGATCCGGCGCCACGAGCTGACCCGGTACGACAAGGAAGAGGACCGGACCCGGCATATCGAGGCCGTCCAGGCTCATGACGGCCCGGTGGTGCTCCTGTACCGCGATCCCGGAACGCTTTTTTCGTTCATCGAATCGCTGGTTGCCACAAGAAAAAATCCGGATGCAGAGGCCCACACTCCGCAGGGTGGCATCCACCAGATCTATGCGGTCACCGATCCGGAGGCACTCGATGAGATCGAACGCCGGTTCCGGGACATCCCCTCCCTGTACATTGCTGACGGCCACCACCGTGCCAAGGCTGCAGTCAACCTTGCCGACCGGCTGCGGGCGGCAGGAAAGCCGGCTGATGGCGAGGTCGGGCGGTTCATGGGCGTGCTCTTCTCGTACGAGCGGGTGAAGATCCACGGGTACAGCCGGCTCCTGACCGATCTCGGTTCCTATACCACGGAGACGTTCCTTGCGGGCCTTGGGAAACTGTACAAGGTCGCCCCGTACGGCACCGTGGACGGGAGCGGGTTCAACATCCCGCCGCATATCACCCACCCGGAAAAATTCCACGTCATGCACCTGTACCTTGACGGGAAATGGTACGAGTGCGCCCGGCCCATTGATCCAAACGCCGGCCCGCTCGATATTCTCGATGTAGCGGTGCTCCAGAAGCTCGTACTTGAAGGAATGCTCGGCATCACCGATCCCCGGGGCGATGCCCGGCTCCAGTACCTCGGCGGTGCCCGGCCAGTAGCCGATCTCGAAAAACTTGTGGATGCCGGTACCTACCGGCTCGCGCTTGCCATGCAGCCGGTCCGGGTTGCAACCGTGCTCTCCATAGCCGATGCCAGCGGTGTCATGCCCCCCAAGTCCACATGGTTTGAACCAAAACTCCTTTCGGGTCTTGTTATCCACTCGTTTGCGTGA
- the rimI gene encoding ribosomal protein S18-alanine N-acetyltransferase codes for MISHEQDPVPMIRSLPGAFSPTTPLIRPATPADVPTIVAIEKDAFADPWDAEIFTEALSYYPTTYLVAEVEGTVAGFIVGALEDTGENIYGHICNFAVAAPFRSRGIGRQLVLRLENQFALERATGAQLEVRESNAPAQRFYRRLGYQHVFYVGGYYANGEDAFVMMKWFRF; via the coding sequence ATGATATCACACGAACAGGACCCGGTGCCCATGATCCGATCCCTTCCCGGCGCGTTTTCCCCCACGACCCCGCTTATCCGGCCGGCCACCCCGGCCGATGTCCCGACAATTGTTGCCATCGAAAAAGATGCGTTTGCCGACCCGTGGGATGCAGAGATCTTTACCGAGGCCCTTTCCTATTATCCCACGACCTATCTTGTTGCTGAAGTGGAAGGGACAGTAGCCGGATTCATTGTCGGGGCATTAGAGGATACCGGGGAAAATATCTACGGCCACATCTGTAATTTTGCAGTTGCCGCTCCTTTCCGGAGCCGGGGGATCGGCCGGCAGCTTGTGCTCCGGCTCGAGAACCAGTTTGCGCTGGAACGTGCCACCGGGGCACAACTGGAGGTCCGGGAGTCCAATGCCCCGGCCCAGCGGTTCTACCGCCGGCTCGGGTACCAGCATGTCTTCTACGTGGGCGGCTATTACGCAAACGGCGAAGACGCCTTTGTAATGATGAAGTGGTTCCGGTTTTAA
- the hmgA gene encoding hydroxymethylglutaryl-CoA reductase (NADPH), whose protein sequence is MAGDEGHRDPARAGDGPDHGKEAEIKNKLRDGSVRLYELEKQLPPVDAVRVRREFIEEETGTTLENIGIFSIDVDRASTRNCENMIGTVQVPVGVAGPLAINGEYAKGLFWLPLATTEGALIASVNRGAGAITKAGGAEVRILHDGMTRAPVFAAKSVGHAKEIADWAEAHFDDLAAIAATTTNHGKMTGLVTFVTGTSVFIRLEFDTKDAMGMNMVTIAGAKIADEIAQATGARLIALSGNMCSDKKPAAINGIMGRGRSVVAGVALSHEQIAKILKTDAATMVEVNYRKNLVGSARAGAMGFNAHAANVVAAMFIACGQDAAHAIDGSTCMTTIDATESGVYVAVTLPSLPVGTVGGGTSVDTQQECLKILGVAGGGSPAGANARKLAEIIAAGVLAGELSLIGALAAQHLARAHQELGRGVKR, encoded by the coding sequence ATGGCTGGTGATGAGGGTCACCGCGATCCGGCCCGGGCAGGGGACGGCCCGGATCACGGAAAGGAAGCGGAGATAAAGAATAAGCTGAGGGACGGCTCGGTCCGGCTCTACGAACTCGAAAAGCAGCTCCCCCCGGTTGATGCTGTCAGGGTGCGCCGGGAGTTCATTGAGGAGGAGACCGGAACCACACTCGAAAACATCGGGATCTTCTCGATCGATGTGGACCGGGCATCCACCCGGAACTGTGAGAACATGATCGGCACCGTGCAGGTACCTGTCGGCGTTGCCGGGCCTCTGGCCATTAACGGCGAGTACGCGAAAGGTCTGTTCTGGCTGCCCCTTGCGACCACCGAGGGAGCACTCATCGCCTCGGTGAACCGCGGGGCAGGAGCGATCACAAAAGCCGGCGGCGCCGAGGTGCGCATCCTGCACGATGGCATGACCCGGGCGCCGGTCTTTGCGGCAAAGAGTGTCGGGCACGCAAAGGAGATCGCAGACTGGGCAGAAGCCCACTTCGATGATCTCGCCGCGATTGCCGCGACGACCACCAACCACGGGAAAATGACCGGCCTTGTCACCTTTGTCACGGGCACGAGCGTATTTATCCGGCTCGAATTTGACACCAAGGACGCGATGGGCATGAACATGGTCACCATCGCAGGCGCAAAAATTGCCGATGAAATAGCGCAGGCCACAGGCGCCCGGCTGATTGCACTCTCGGGGAACATGTGCTCCGACAAGAAGCCGGCCGCAATCAACGGGATCATGGGCCGGGGACGCAGCGTTGTCGCGGGAGTTGCCCTTTCCCATGAGCAGATAGCAAAGATCCTCAAGACCGATGCGGCCACGATGGTCGAGGTAAATTACCGCAAAAACCTCGTCGGCTCGGCACGGGCGGGCGCAATGGGATTCAATGCCCACGCAGCCAATGTTGTTGCCGCGATGTTTATTGCCTGCGGGCAGGACGCGGCCCATGCCATTGACGGCAGCACCTGCATGACCACGATCGATGCCACGGAATCCGGGGTGTACGTTGCAGTCACGCTCCCCTCGCTCCCGGTCGGTACTGTCGGTGGCGGGACGAGTGTGGATACACAGCAGGAGTGCCTGAAGATCTTAGGAGTGGCCGGCGGCGGATCGCCCGCGGGAGCCAATGCAAGGAAACTGGCGGAGATCATCGCAGCCGGTGTTCTTGCCGGGGAACTCTCCCTGATTGGGGCTTTGGCTGCCCAGCACCTCGCCCGTGCCCACCAGGAACTGGGCCGGGGCGTAAAGCGCTAA
- a CDS encoding class I SAM-dependent methyltransferase, producing MTAEQWGVRVPVKSGEGTRQALLREGALDCTLKVLRDGGDLIFPVNAEREDTGRFTFEEQPGREELPRHELVGGIAILQENDPAGAARILSARPSLHTVLFPTSEVTGEFRTRTYAVLAGNDTTRTEVVEHGHCFAVDLAGAYFSARLSTERQRIAEKMGRNELVLDMFAGVGPFAITLAPHAALVVAADLNPRAVALLMENIRNSRATNVLPLLFDARRLDAILPWKFDRIIMNLPLAGTEFLPEAFRLIRPGGTIHFYSLVSCEKEHLDRIRELGGAEVTERVVRSYSAEKWHAVYDIAAR from the coding sequence ATGACGGCTGAGCAGTGGGGTGTGCGGGTTCCGGTAAAATCCGGTGAGGGGACACGGCAGGCCCTCCTCCGCGAAGGGGCGCTCGACTGTACGCTTAAGGTGCTCCGCGATGGCGGCGATCTAATTTTCCCGGTGAACGCAGAGCGGGAAGACACAGGAAGGTTTACGTTCGAGGAGCAGCCGGGGCGGGAAGAGCTTCCCCGGCACGAGCTCGTAGGCGGGATCGCGATATTGCAGGAGAACGATCCTGCCGGTGCCGCCCGGATCCTTTCTGCCCGGCCATCTCTTCATACCGTTCTCTTTCCCACCAGTGAGGTTACCGGTGAGTTCCGGACCCGCACGTACGCGGTGCTCGCCGGGAATGATACGACCCGGACCGAGGTGGTGGAGCACGGGCATTGTTTCGCCGTTGATCTTGCCGGGGCCTACTTCTCCGCCCGGCTCTCGACCGAGCGCCAGCGCATTGCAGAAAAGATGGGGAGGAACGAGCTCGTGCTCGATATGTTTGCCGGGGTCGGCCCGTTTGCAATCACGCTTGCCCCCCATGCCGCGCTCGTGGTGGCGGCGGATCTCAATCCCCGGGCGGTCGCGCTCCTCATGGAAAATATACGGAACAGCCGGGCCACCAACGTCCTCCCCCTTCTCTTCGATGCCCGGCGGCTGGATGCGATCCTGCCGTGGAAATTCGATCGGATCATCATGAACCTCCCGCTTGCCGGCACGGAATTTTTACCGGAAGCGTTCCGGCTCATCCGGCCCGGGGGCACGATCCATTTCTATTCCCTTGTCTCGTGCGAAAAAGAGCACCTCGACCGGATCCGCGAGCTGGGCGGCGCTGAGGTGACCGAACGGGTAGTGCGGTCGTATTCTGCGGAGAAATGGCACGCGGTGTACGATATCGCGGCACGGTAA
- the eif1A gene encoding translation initiation factor eIF-1A: protein MVGFHRKDDTGAADPNALNPDGTPVCRVRLPKKWNNEQFARAETMQGANHIRVQCMDGVSRMGRIKGKMKKRQWIREGDTILIVPWSFQDDKCDIIYRYLKPQTDWLRKNRYI, encoded by the coding sequence ATGGTTGGTTTTCACAGGAAAGATGATACAGGTGCAGCAGATCCGAATGCATTAAACCCGGATGGTACTCCGGTCTGCCGCGTTCGCCTGCCCAAAAAATGGAACAACGAACAGTTTGCCCGTGCTGAAACAATGCAGGGGGCAAACCATATCCGTGTCCAGTGCATGGACGGGGTCTCCCGCATGGGCAGGATTAAGGGAAAAATGAAAAAACGGCAGTGGATCCGGGAAGGCGACACCATCCTTATCGTGCCCTGGAGTTTTCAGGATGACAAGTGCGATATTATTTACCGGTATCTCAAGCCTCAGACCGATTGGCTGAGGAAGAACCGGTACATTTAA